A genomic region of Coraliomargarita sinensis contains the following coding sequences:
- a CDS encoding GumC family protein — protein sequence MKNEYVRGAPDPNAGGYAGGYGYGSYGYGGGYGYGGAGYGYGGGYGGGGGGPQRSFKDYFLMFRERIWYLIVAFFIIFSGSILYTFNKTKVYTSAATVQLLRDDPSALGDTVEMEQNQIRSAEDLNTQISLLESGTIIQGVEQRLQDDMRKRFMAPYTDALSLRGPLTPTEVLGRNRKIIPRRMSLMINIAYSHPDPIVAAEVANLFAKEFIDYNLKLNIDSSMKAVEDLRIRADQQKDRVEELEFKLADYREQKNAVSLDSQENIAREQLGSLNTMKLNNKNILDNLETKWNLIENYKREGKDLWELSFIAEQERVASLLERISGARISISSLSKRYREKHPVMIQQIQTLQEAEMELESAVKNAVDKIYAGYIEAQKNYEIATKRLVEKEKELIELSRTRVEYNSLLRDLEVEQNFYQALNSRMTTEKAQVNLKNPNARIVDEAYPPADDNPSSPNVVMNLAAGFFGGLAVGTALVFAVAFLDDRVKSAFDIEGTIGLPMLGVIPRIKKLDTNTKAQAVASNVDRHVTETFRTIHSALKLNDESKNAKVIITTSTVPGEGKSFISSNMALTFANHGEKTLLLDGDLRLPNVARSLQLENEKGLLDHVEQGKDLDDVIVKEVYPNLDVLPSGGKSKNPTQILNSASFESMLAELRDRYDRIIIDTPPLAAVSDALNLLPLVDGILYVIKFNTVKRKTAVVNVRRLWESNTPVFGAVLNNITSTLSSYYYSQYSDKSYQDYYIQQEEEFEHELEGEVEPEELQTKS from the coding sequence ATGAAGAATGAATACGTAAGAGGCGCGCCGGATCCGAATGCCGGAGGTTATGCAGGTGGCTATGGCTACGGTAGCTACGGCTACGGTGGCGGCTACGGTTATGGCGGTGCAGGCTATGGCTACGGTGGTGGCTACGGTGGCGGTGGCGGCGGGCCACAACGCTCTTTCAAGGACTACTTCCTGATGTTCCGTGAAAGGATTTGGTACCTCATTGTCGCCTTTTTTATTATTTTTTCCGGTTCGATTCTCTACACTTTTAACAAGACCAAGGTGTACACTTCTGCAGCGACTGTTCAGCTGCTGCGCGACGACCCCTCGGCATTGGGGGATACGGTTGAAATGGAGCAGAATCAAATCCGTTCAGCGGAAGATTTGAATACCCAGATCAGCTTACTGGAGAGTGGAACAATTATCCAGGGCGTGGAGCAACGTTTGCAGGACGATATGCGTAAGCGGTTTATGGCGCCCTACACGGATGCACTTAGCTTGCGGGGACCGCTCACGCCGACGGAAGTTCTCGGGCGCAACCGGAAAATCATTCCCCGGCGAATGAGTTTGATGATTAACATCGCTTACTCTCATCCGGATCCGATTGTGGCGGCTGAAGTCGCAAACCTTTTCGCCAAAGAGTTTATCGATTACAACCTCAAGCTCAATATCGACAGCTCGATGAAGGCGGTCGAAGACCTTCGTATTCGCGCGGACCAGCAGAAGGATCGTGTTGAGGAATTGGAGTTTAAGCTGGCGGATTACCGTGAGCAAAAGAACGCGGTATCACTCGACAGCCAGGAAAATATCGCACGGGAGCAGCTTGGCAGCCTCAACACAATGAAGCTGAACAATAAGAATATTCTCGATAACCTGGAAACGAAGTGGAACCTGATTGAGAATTATAAACGCGAGGGTAAGGATCTCTGGGAGCTTTCCTTTATCGCGGAACAGGAGCGGGTCGCGTCCTTGTTGGAGCGGATTTCCGGTGCACGTATCAGTATTTCTTCTTTGTCCAAAAGATACCGGGAAAAACATCCGGTGATGATTCAACAGATCCAGACGCTGCAGGAAGCGGAAATGGAACTGGAATCAGCTGTTAAAAATGCAGTCGATAAAATTTACGCCGGCTATATCGAGGCCCAAAAGAACTACGAGATCGCAACTAAGCGTCTGGTTGAGAAAGAAAAAGAGCTCATCGAACTCAGCCGGACCCGGGTTGAATACAACTCGCTCTTACGGGACCTGGAAGTGGAGCAGAACTTCTATCAGGCCCTTAACTCACGCATGACCACAGAGAAAGCGCAGGTGAATCTCAAAAACCCGAATGCGCGAATCGTGGACGAAGCTTATCCGCCAGCCGATGACAATCCTTCGTCACCCAATGTCGTGATGAATCTTGCCGCAGGTTTCTTTGGCGGTCTGGCCGTAGGAACGGCGCTGGTGTTTGCCGTGGCTTTCCTGGATGACCGTGTGAAAAGTGCTTTCGATATTGAGGGTACGATCGGTCTGCCAATGCTCGGTGTCATTCCCCGCATTAAGAAGCTGGATACGAACACCAAAGCGCAGGCGGTGGCTTCGAATGTGGACCGGCATGTCACGGAGACTTTCCGTACGATTCATTCGGCATTAAAGCTCAATGACGAGAGTAAGAATGCCAAAGTCATCATCACCACCAGCACGGTCCCGGGTGAAGGTAAGTCCTTTATCAGTTCCAACATGGCGCTGACTTTTGCCAATCACGGTGAAAAGACGCTATTGCTTGATGGTGACCTCCGATTGCCGAATGTAGCCCGTTCGCTTCAGCTGGAGAATGAAAAGGGGCTTCTCGACCATGTCGAGCAAGGCAAGGACCTGGACGACGTTATCGTAAAGGAAGTCTATCCGAACCTGGATGTCCTGCCTTCAGGCGGCAAATCCAAGAATCCGACACAAATTCTAAATAGCGCTTCATTTGAGTCGATGCTGGCTGAGTTGCGTGATCGCTACGACCGTATCATCATTGATACGCCGCCACTGGCTGCGGTCAGTGATGCCCTTAATTTGCTGCCGCTGGTTGATGGCATTCTCTATGTGATCAAATTTAACACGGTTAAGCGCAAGACGGCGGTAGTGAATGTGCGACGCCTCTGGGAGTCGAATACTCCGGTGTTTGGCGCCGTGCTGAATAACATTACGAGCACACTATCCAGCTACTACTACTCTCAATACTCGGATAAGTCCTATCAGGATTACTACATCCAACAGGAAGAAGAGTTTGAGCACGAGCTGGAGGGAGAAGTGGAGCCGGAAGAGCTTCAGACCAAGTCATAA
- a CDS encoding L-threonylcarbamoyladenylate synthase, producing the protein MPPREPILKDEPGTLEACADLLRKDQLVAVPTETVYGLAGNALSEKAVRRIFNVKGRPLIDPLITHFKSAAAAFTHVHATEFAETLAEEFWPGPLTLVLEKMPTIPDLVTAGLTSAAVRVPNQPLMQALLQQLDFPLAAPSANPFGYVSPTRPEHVAHTLGPKIGAILDGGICRHGIESTVLDLRNSDNIRILRPGPICAQEIEGLLGRKVQQAKVSKSGKEAQTSPGQLTKHYSPNTKIEIVENGQLKFPLDSGAAVVANKRPLGIERDDLYWLSEDGDLAEVAQNFFDTIQKLDRMGYEALIIEAAPEEGLGVALNDRLRRAATR; encoded by the coding sequence ATGCCACCCAGAGAGCCTATTCTAAAGGATGAGCCCGGCACACTTGAGGCGTGTGCCGACTTGCTGCGCAAGGACCAGCTCGTCGCCGTGCCCACCGAAACGGTTTACGGGCTGGCCGGAAACGCCCTCTCGGAAAAGGCCGTCCGGCGGATTTTCAATGTCAAGGGCAGGCCTCTTATCGATCCGCTGATTACGCACTTCAAAAGTGCCGCGGCAGCTTTTACCCATGTTCACGCCACGGAATTTGCCGAAACTCTCGCAGAGGAGTTCTGGCCAGGTCCGCTGACACTGGTTCTCGAAAAGATGCCGACCATCCCCGACCTGGTCACGGCCGGGCTAACTAGTGCCGCGGTTCGAGTGCCCAACCAGCCTCTAATGCAGGCACTCCTGCAGCAATTGGATTTCCCGCTGGCCGCTCCCAGCGCAAATCCTTTCGGTTACGTGAGCCCGACCCGTCCGGAACATGTCGCGCACACATTGGGCCCCAAAATAGGAGCTATTTTGGATGGAGGTATCTGTCGGCACGGGATTGAATCAACAGTGCTCGACCTTCGAAACAGCGACAATATTCGCATTCTCCGCCCCGGGCCCATCTGCGCTCAAGAGATTGAGGGCCTACTCGGACGGAAAGTTCAGCAAGCTAAAGTGTCCAAATCCGGCAAAGAGGCCCAAACCTCCCCCGGACAGCTCACAAAACATTACAGTCCAAATACAAAAATTGAAATCGTCGAGAATGGACAGCTCAAGTTCCCGCTCGATAGTGGAGCTGCCGTTGTCGCCAACAAGCGTCCGCTAGGCATCGAACGGGATGATCTTTACTGGCTGTCTGAGGACGGTGATTTGGCGGAAGTCGCCCAGAACTTTTTCGACACCATCCAAAAGCTGGACCGTATGGGATACGAAGCACTCATCATTGAGGCCGCCCCGGAGGAGGGCCTTGGCGTGGCATTGAATGACCGCTTGCGACGGGCCGCTACCCGCTGA
- the rpsR gene encoding 30S ribosomal protein S18 yields the protein MSAENKTPNRSRNPMDYTFNDVDQLSRFVTETGKILPRKVTGLSAKHQRRVTNRIKQARNMLTMQ from the coding sequence ATGAGTGCAGAAAACAAGACACCCAACCGTTCCCGTAATCCGATGGACTACACGTTTAACGACGTGGACCAGCTGTCGCGTTTCGTTACGGAAACCGGTAAAATACTACCACGCAAGGTAACAGGACTTTCCGCGAAACACCAGCGACGCGTCACCAATCGCATCAAGCAAGCGCGTAATATGCTGACGATGCAGTAG
- a CDS encoding tetratricopeptide repeat protein, which produces MAAPLTSDAAYVTDEVAALKYDWKIEAGRAALRSGLSATATDIFSSLYEDPSLPNGDRADITLHYVAALIAQSEYDRASEILSNSPNLEAPARRGLYQASIAYGKAPDRGYDTIRAELAGVDPDALSPLDLPWYYLLKGVLADAGDKPKEAESFFQQAEKSAASSFQSALFSSLVMRQKLLHSPTDENLLVEIREKFESLSGQSAAFPFLREYVVLLHGMGKDAEAIRVLESELANVGAGYSIDERASLLLLKGLILGLDSSAGWASLKELVRAGIDSEATVIALQLLGSVPEREADLMAMLNEIISRPEPHPLIAQLYYMRCQLALANPEMTALAEADARYLLEQFPGLSEINSVYRLLAYAALQRNPPRYRVAADYLLGLREQSTDPQKVAQLNRLIGDCYFLNRDYANAVDFYVSAHSSAKPLSEVGNVLLRLVISQIKSGRVEAALENIDQADFAGQMSDADRWRAEWSLALALQSNGQADQALERLRSLVGRDTSSVPVALDLRLRWLEAHLSLQLGDSSGIAEKLEVLLARIDSLPEDALGPVESSRLKSELLLLQAKTLIALEDAESAFDVIAVIRADFSDLIAAKRTYFTESAYHASVGDFRAAQQILKDFAADYPDSDLVPQALFEAALHCQRQGPDSYGEAVVLLDRLVQEHPDSDLVYYSGLKQGDLLRLMNDFAGAQLVYENLINSFPTHRLRYAAELSRADCIAALAQDSGDQLVEATAILERLVDRPDLPVEVQIEAGYKWGSILLRNEDFASAKTVYGLVASRYLFDSENAAALTSVGRYWLSRTIFSLGDLLEEGGEAAEAVKLYRKLVAFNLPGRSLALSRISQLQLAESP; this is translated from the coding sequence GTGGCAGCTCCTTTGACGAGCGATGCGGCTTACGTCACCGACGAAGTCGCCGCGTTGAAATATGATTGGAAAATTGAGGCCGGGCGGGCCGCCCTCCGATCCGGTTTGTCTGCGACGGCAACGGATATTTTCAGCTCCTTGTACGAAGACCCCAGCCTTCCGAACGGTGATCGTGCGGACATAACCCTGCATTATGTTGCCGCGCTGATCGCCCAGTCAGAATACGACCGGGCTTCAGAAATTCTCAGTAATTCTCCGAACCTTGAGGCGCCCGCCAGGCGTGGGCTTTATCAGGCCAGTATTGCCTACGGGAAGGCCCCTGACAGGGGTTATGACACAATCCGCGCTGAGCTCGCAGGAGTCGATCCGGATGCGCTGAGTCCCCTCGACTTGCCTTGGTATTATCTGTTAAAAGGCGTATTGGCGGACGCCGGGGACAAGCCGAAAGAGGCGGAAAGCTTCTTTCAACAAGCGGAAAAATCTGCTGCCAGTTCTTTTCAGTCGGCCTTGTTTTCCAGCTTGGTCATGCGTCAGAAGCTGTTGCATTCCCCCACCGATGAAAATTTGCTGGTTGAGATCCGTGAGAAGTTTGAGTCGCTGTCCGGGCAGTCGGCCGCCTTTCCTTTTCTGCGGGAATATGTCGTGCTTCTGCACGGCATGGGGAAAGATGCCGAAGCGATTCGCGTGCTGGAGTCGGAATTGGCCAATGTCGGTGCGGGGTATTCGATCGATGAACGGGCCAGCCTGCTACTCTTGAAGGGCTTGATTCTGGGGCTGGATTCCAGCGCAGGCTGGGCTTCCTTGAAAGAACTAGTCCGTGCGGGCATTGATTCGGAAGCTACGGTGATAGCGCTGCAATTGCTGGGTTCCGTGCCGGAGCGCGAGGCGGATCTGATGGCAATGCTGAACGAGATTATTTCCAGGCCGGAGCCTCATCCCCTGATTGCCCAGCTGTATTATATGCGCTGCCAACTCGCTCTGGCCAATCCTGAAATGACAGCATTGGCCGAAGCGGATGCACGCTATCTCTTAGAGCAGTTCCCCGGCTTGTCTGAGATTAACAGTGTTTACCGCTTGCTCGCTTATGCCGCATTGCAGCGTAATCCGCCCAGATACCGGGTGGCTGCGGATTACTTGCTCGGACTTCGTGAACAGTCGACCGATCCCCAAAAAGTCGCCCAGCTGAATCGTTTGATCGGGGATTGCTACTTCCTGAACCGCGACTACGCCAATGCCGTCGATTTTTATGTATCCGCTCATTCCAGTGCGAAGCCGCTTTCCGAAGTGGGCAACGTGCTTTTACGCCTGGTGATCTCTCAAATCAAATCCGGCCGGGTTGAAGCGGCACTGGAGAATATTGACCAAGCGGATTTTGCCGGCCAGATGAGTGATGCGGATCGTTGGCGGGCCGAATGGAGCCTTGCCCTGGCCCTGCAGTCGAATGGTCAGGCCGATCAGGCGCTGGAACGTCTTCGTTCCTTGGTCGGTCGTGATACCTCCTCGGTCCCGGTGGCATTGGATTTGCGTCTCCGCTGGTTGGAGGCGCATCTCAGTTTACAATTGGGCGATAGTTCCGGCATTGCCGAAAAGCTTGAGGTGCTTCTGGCCCGGATTGATTCGCTGCCGGAAGATGCGCTCGGTCCTGTGGAAAGCTCGCGCCTGAAATCCGAGTTATTGCTCTTGCAGGCAAAAACCCTGATTGCCCTCGAAGATGCGGAGTCTGCTTTTGATGTGATTGCGGTGATTCGGGCGGACTTCAGCGATCTGATCGCCGCCAAACGAACTTATTTCACCGAGTCGGCCTACCATGCTTCCGTGGGCGATTTCCGTGCCGCACAGCAAATTCTTAAAGACTTTGCCGCGGACTATCCGGATAGTGATCTTGTGCCACAAGCTTTGTTCGAAGCGGCATTGCATTGCCAGAGGCAGGGGCCGGATAGCTACGGGGAAGCCGTGGTCTTGCTCGATCGTCTGGTTCAGGAGCATCCGGATAGCGACCTGGTCTATTATTCCGGGCTGAAGCAGGGAGACTTATTGCGTTTAATGAACGATTTTGCCGGGGCACAATTGGTTTACGAAAATCTGATCAACAGCTTCCCCACGCATCGACTGCGCTATGCGGCTGAATTGTCCAGGGCTGACTGTATCGCAGCCCTTGCTCAGGATAGTGGCGATCAACTGGTGGAAGCGACGGCCATTCTCGAGCGTTTGGTTGATCGACCCGACCTGCCGGTTGAAGTCCAGATTGAGGCAGGCTACAAGTGGGGCAGCATTTTACTGCGCAATGAAGACTTTGCTTCGGCCAAGACGGTTTACGGGCTGGTGGCCAGTCGTTATCTTTTCGATTCGGAAAATGCCGCGGCGTTGACTTCCGTCGGGCGCTACTGGTTGTCGAGAACGATTTTCTCGCTCGGCGATTTGTTGGAAGAGGGTGGGGAGGCCGCTGAAGCCGTGAAGTTGTATCGTAAGCTGGTCGCCTTCAACCTGCCCGGCCGCAGTCTGGCACTGTCGCGTATCAGTCAATTACAACTAGCCGAAAGCCCCTAA
- a CDS encoding MotA/TolQ/ExbB proton channel family protein → MEFIEHNFILQGGVVMYPLLIVSIIGFVIFIERTLFLHKGQIGTEDFLGGIKNLVRKKRLVEALALCEDTPGPLARIVKSALLHYGESKDAIRSAIQGAGIVEIPVLERRIGTLATLARVAPLLGFLGTLISALQALYYLEAANADSGEFSRLLAEALITSASGLAIGVMAVLAHHFLIGRVRALVHDFEWVGHEIFEFLTTDRELLAKAGAEESTKES, encoded by the coding sequence ATGGAGTTCATCGAACACAATTTTATCTTACAGGGCGGCGTGGTTATGTATCCGCTCCTGATTGTGAGTATTATCGGATTTGTGATTTTTATCGAGCGTACGCTCTTCCTCCACAAGGGGCAGATCGGGACGGAGGACTTTCTTGGCGGTATTAAAAACCTTGTCCGCAAGAAGCGTTTGGTCGAAGCGCTGGCCCTGTGCGAAGATACTCCCGGTCCCCTCGCGAGAATTGTGAAGTCCGCTCTTTTGCACTACGGGGAATCGAAGGATGCAATACGGTCTGCGATTCAAGGTGCGGGCATTGTTGAAATCCCTGTGCTGGAGAGGCGGATCGGCACGCTCGCTACGCTCGCGCGCGTAGCTCCGTTGCTGGGGTTCCTCGGTACGTTGATCTCCGCTTTGCAAGCACTCTACTATCTGGAGGCCGCCAATGCGGACAGTGGCGAATTCAGCCGCTTGCTGGCGGAGGCCTTGATCACTTCCGCCAGCGGATTGGCGATCGGGGTCATGGCGGTCTTGGCCCATCACTTTCTGATCGGCCGTGTTCGCGCGCTGGTGCATGATTTTGAATGGGTTGGGCATGAGATATTCGAATTTCTCACCACCGACCGGGAATTACTGGCCAAAGCCGGCGCGGAGGAATCCACGAAAGAGTCATGA
- a CDS encoding ExbD/TolR family protein, with protein sequence MTEENQEYANLQSRSFAEPFGFRGRLRRADTRIDFIPVLDMIVIAMLFSLLFTRFVTLPGVRVDLPVTEMRMQHSQQAVAVLTIGNNGMLFFDGAVFESATIQRGFERYIESSDGVEPVLLVKADFAMEMQDFLRLCELAKEAGFVQVQLAGKKETAVEEMLPDTMRSPGES encoded by the coding sequence ATGACCGAGGAGAACCAGGAATACGCTAACCTGCAGAGTCGTTCTTTCGCTGAGCCATTTGGCTTCAGGGGGCGGCTGCGCCGTGCCGATACACGCATCGATTTTATTCCGGTGCTCGATATGATTGTAATCGCGATGCTTTTCAGCCTGCTCTTTACCAGATTTGTCACATTGCCGGGGGTGCGCGTGGATCTGCCCGTTACAGAAATGAGAATGCAACATTCCCAGCAAGCGGTGGCGGTGCTGACGATTGGCAATAACGGAATGCTTTTCTTTGACGGCGCGGTTTTTGAGTCGGCCACGATTCAACGTGGATTTGAGCGATATATCGAATCCAGCGATGGCGTGGAACCGGTGTTACTGGTCAAAGCCGATTTCGCCATGGAGATGCAGGATTTCCTGCGTCTATGCGAATTGGCAAAGGAGGCGGGTTTTGTACAGGTGCAACTCGCCGGAAAGAAAGAAACCGCCGTTGAGGAAATGCTTCCGGATACGATGCGAAGCCCCGGAGAGAGTTAA
- a CDS encoding deoxycytidylate deaminase, whose amino-acid sequence MTQSWPDRPSWDVYFMATAMLMATRSSCERLHVGCVIVSGGEHKNRIIAAGYNGFLPGSPHVSRVRDGHEQATVHAEQNAVSDAARRGVSLEGGTVYITHFPCINCAKILAAAGIHCIKYHRDYRNDDLVKEILTESQVRVEQL is encoded by the coding sequence ATGACGCAATCCTGGCCGGACCGTCCGTCATGGGACGTCTACTTTATGGCAACTGCCATGCTCATGGCGACCCGGTCAAGCTGCGAGCGCCTCCATGTCGGCTGCGTTATCGTCTCCGGTGGAGAGCACAAAAACCGGATTATCGCTGCCGGTTACAATGGCTTTTTGCCCGGTTCGCCGCATGTTTCAAGAGTTCGTGACGGACACGAACAGGCGACTGTTCACGCGGAGCAGAACGCGGTCAGTGATGCAGCCAGACGTGGGGTTTCCCTGGAAGGCGGTACGGTCTACATCACACACTTTCCCTGTATCAATTGTGCCAAGATTCTGGCGGCAGCGGGGATTCATTGCATAAAATATCACCGTGACTATCGTAATGACGACCTAGTCAAAGAAATACTGACAGAGAGTCAGGTCAGGGTGGAGCAGTTGTAG
- a CDS encoding YqgE/AlgH family protein yields MRFYQQNTSAEGDAPATGSLLIAHPMLQDPHFRRTVIFLASHDSAEGTLGLVMNRAMNKTLGELETELSNPTLAAIPLYEGGPVASDKLILAAWRWVPEQGSLQLYFGIDSSKAEHLLKNETGYQVRGFMGHAGWTEGQLDFEMEQQSWLVASWSPELMEEEGEQIWRNMLLHKNPAMRLLIDAPDDPSRN; encoded by the coding sequence ATGCGCTTTTATCAGCAAAATACATCGGCAGAGGGAGATGCGCCCGCAACGGGCTCGCTGCTGATTGCCCACCCCATGCTACAGGACCCCCACTTCCGCCGGACAGTGATCTTTCTGGCTTCGCACGATTCGGCTGAGGGTACGCTGGGGCTCGTCATGAACCGTGCGATGAACAAAACACTTGGCGAGTTGGAAACCGAACTCTCGAATCCGACCCTCGCGGCAATTCCGCTTTACGAGGGTGGGCCAGTGGCTTCGGACAAATTGATTTTGGCGGCCTGGAGATGGGTGCCCGAGCAAGGTTCCCTGCAACTCTACTTTGGCATCGATAGTAGTAAGGCCGAGCATCTGCTCAAGAACGAGACGGGCTATCAGGTTCGGGGCTTCATGGGGCATGCCGGTTGGACCGAGGGGCAATTGGATTTTGAAATGGAGCAGCAGTCGTGGCTGGTTGCGAGTTGGTCCCCTGAACTAATGGAGGAGGAGGGCGAGCAGATCTGGCGAAATATGCTTTTGCATAAGAATCCGGCCATGCGCCTGTTGATCGACGCTCCGGATGACCCTTCGCGGAACTGA
- the ykgO gene encoding type B 50S ribosomal protein L36, producing the protein MKVVSSLKSLKDRHPDCQVVRRKGRVYVICKSNPRFKARQG; encoded by the coding sequence ATGAAAGTTGTTTCATCACTTAAGTCTCTCAAGGACCGCCACCCGGACTGCCAAGTCGTGCGCCGGAAAGGTCGTGTCTATGTCATTTGCAAGTCCAACCCGCGTTTCAAAGCGCGCCAGGGCTAA
- a CDS encoding type B 50S ribosomal protein L31 — translation MKAEIHPKLNPVAFVDVSTGHKFLTRSTMRGSKTEEIDGVEHQVVICDITADSHPAYTGEKRFVDTAGRVEKFQSKFRRRR, via the coding sequence GTGAAAGCTGAAATCCATCCCAAGCTCAATCCAGTCGCGTTTGTCGACGTTTCCACTGGGCACAAGTTTCTCACCCGTTCAACGATGCGCGGCAGCAAGACCGAAGAGATCGACGGTGTCGAGCACCAGGTCGTCATCTGCGATATCACTGCTGATTCCCATCCGGCTTACACCGGTGAAAAGCGTTTCGTCGACACCGCAGGTCGCGTCGAGAAGTTCCAGTCGAAGTTCCGCCGCCGCCGCTAG
- a CDS encoding ComEC/Rec2 family competence protein: protein MPAGSWVAFCAVVLAAISALLALKKKTGLWLATFAASTVLGFWFYGTARLPTQPTSDQLALPPREALVEFEIQRVMQAENTYGNSTGVARVIDASPTSRLKKGSLIYFRLSRDDTTRLNIIRGLAIQVIGVLHPIPEEAVPDSFDAYLQETGIHYRFEQTGGVRLLREPTAFQKFCHHTNKKFQDHLRLGEPDASQLSQIYIAMLLGEKTELSDEQTDRFRMTGTMHLFAISGLHIGVIATVIWQVLLLFRLPSKVRPLIGLPLLYFYVEITGGAPSAVRAFLMVTFFWVSMAVQRQRSPLSALAASAVLVLIIQPLQLWQMGFQLSYLVVISILLFGLPLREVLWPVLRPNKFVPESNWSTYAKIKFWVMDKLLLLVVISFAAWLASAPLSAGFFGFIAPYSVIVNILLVNLAALVISGGVISLTVASLGLGGLAGFLNHSAWVGISIMDGLVRMNLTLPWAIIHCPEFPTIVSYLCVLCFMASIILIGNKHSPLLRFAVPPLVVIFALTLGLLWGSA, encoded by the coding sequence ATGCCCGCCGGATCATGGGTCGCCTTTTGCGCAGTAGTCCTAGCGGCAATATCCGCACTTCTGGCACTGAAGAAAAAAACCGGGCTCTGGCTGGCAACCTTTGCCGCGAGCACGGTGCTTGGCTTCTGGTTCTACGGGACGGCACGCCTGCCGACTCAGCCGACTTCGGACCAGCTGGCGCTACCGCCCAGGGAAGCACTGGTTGAATTTGAAATCCAGCGCGTCATGCAGGCGGAAAACACGTACGGCAACTCCACCGGGGTGGCTCGCGTCATCGATGCCTCCCCAACGAGCCGACTGAAAAAAGGGAGCCTGATATACTTTCGGCTCTCTCGCGACGATACGACGAGACTAAATATCATACGGGGGCTCGCGATACAGGTGATCGGTGTGCTCCACCCGATTCCAGAGGAGGCGGTGCCCGACTCATTCGATGCTTATCTTCAGGAAACCGGCATACACTACCGCTTCGAACAAACTGGTGGCGTCAGACTGCTACGCGAGCCCACTGCATTCCAAAAGTTTTGCCACCATACCAATAAGAAATTCCAGGATCACCTTCGCCTGGGCGAACCGGACGCAAGCCAACTCAGCCAAATTTACATTGCCATGCTACTGGGCGAGAAGACCGAGCTATCCGATGAACAAACAGACCGCTTCCGCATGACCGGCACCATGCACCTGTTTGCGATCAGCGGACTCCACATCGGGGTGATTGCGACCGTCATCTGGCAGGTCCTCTTACTCTTTCGTCTGCCCTCAAAAGTGAGACCACTTATTGGGCTGCCCCTACTTTATTTTTATGTCGAAATTACCGGCGGAGCTCCCTCGGCCGTTCGCGCTTTCCTGATGGTGACCTTTTTCTGGGTGAGCATGGCGGTGCAGCGCCAGCGCTCTCCCCTGTCCGCTCTGGCCGCCTCTGCCGTATTGGTTCTGATCATCCAACCATTGCAGCTCTGGCAGATGGGCTTCCAATTGTCTTATCTTGTGGTGATCAGCATCCTGCTTTTCGGACTACCTTTGCGCGAGGTGCTCTGGCCTGTCTTACGTCCGAATAAATTCGTGCCTGAATCAAATTGGTCCACTTATGCCAAAATCAAATTCTGGGTCATGGATAAGTTATTGCTGCTGGTCGTGATCAGCTTCGCCGCTTGGCTGGCCAGCGCACCGCTCAGCGCCGGCTTCTTTGGCTTTATTGCACCATACTCAGTCATCGTGAACATCCTGCTCGTGAATTTAGCCGCACTGGTCATCAGCGGTGGTGTGATCTCACTGACCGTGGCCAGCCTTGGGCTCGGAGGGCTGGCCGGATTTTTGAATCATTCCGCCTGGGTCGGCATCAGCATAATGGACGGCCTGGTACGAATGAACCTCACACTACCATGGGCGATCATTCACTGCCCCGAATTTCCGACCATAGTAAGCTATCTCTGCGTGCTTTGCTTTATGGCATCGATCATCCTAATCGGGAATAAACATAGTCCACTCCTCCGTTTCGCAGTGCCACCCCTCGTCGTGATATTCGCATTAACACTGGGCCTGCTTTGGGGCAGTGCATAA